A window of Sphingobacterium kitahiroshimense genomic DNA:
AACTGGCGATATGGAACATCTTTTTAATTTTTGGAACTTAAATTTTGGTAAAAAACCAGATTTTAGACCTAATTATATTGTCCCCAATCTGAATTCTATCGTACGCTGTTTAAGTGCAGGTGGAGGTCTGGCTGTTGTGCCTGATTTTTTATGTAATACTGAGATTGATAACGGGCAGATCCAACTGGTGTGGGAAGGAGATAAAAAACTCAAAAATACGTTATATTTTGGTTGTCGAAAAAAGACACTCCATCAGGAAGAAATTGATCATATTAAAACATTGTTTAGAAAAGTAATGGCCCGATAATTTTAAGCGTATTTTATGGAAACTACTAAGATAAAATGGGGAATAATAGGCTGTGGTGATGTAACGGAAAAAAAGAGCGGACCTGCATTTAATAAAGTACCGGGTAGTGAGCTGCTTGCTGTTATGCGTAGAGATGCTGAGAAAGCTGCTGATTATGCGCATAGGCATGGAGTTCCTTTTTGGTATGCTGATGTTGACGGAATACTAAACAATCCCGAAATTAATGCCATTTATATTGCAACTCCTCCATCTTCGCATCTGGAATACGCACTTTTAGCATTGAAGCACGGAAAGTATGTTTATGTTGAAAAGCCTGTGGCACTTAACGCCAGTGAAGTGTCGATTTTGGCAAATGCTGTTCAGAAATATCAAGGTAAATTGGTTGTTGCTCATTATCGCAGACAGCTTCCGCTATTTTTAAAAATTAAAGAAATGATCAATAATGGTCTTATTGGTAATGTCCGGATGGTGGAGTTGCGTCTTTGGCAGAGCCGTTCTCCGGCTTTAGTCACTAAGGGAGCTGCTGATTGGCGGACAGATCCGGCGATATCTGGTGGTGGTTATTTCTTTGATCTTGCACCACATCAATTGGATCTGATGATCTATTTATTTGGCACGCCTTTGTCTTATCATGGTTTTAGCCTAATTCAATCTACGGATAGTGTTGTTGCTGATCAAACAAGAGGCACAATTGTTTTTGATAACACGATCGTTTTTAATGGAAGCTGGTCTTTTAATTTAGCATCGTCGGATAACGTGGATTGCTGCGAAATAGTTGGAGAAACGGGGAGCTTAACATTTTCAATTTTTAGTAATAAAGTTGTTTTGAAAAATGAAAGTGGAGAGGAGGAATTTTCATTAGATCATCCCGAAAATATACAGCTACCTATGATTGCAAGTACTGTTAATTTCTTTAAGGATATGGGAGCTAATCCAAGTTCCATTGAAGAAGCGGTAACGTTAATGCAGATTATTGATGCTTTTGCTACTGTGAAATAATGAGCGTATTGATTTAAAAAATAAGGGTTGTTCAATAATTGAACAACCCTTATTTTTTAATGTTTTTGTCTATTAAAAAATAGACTGACATATTTTAAGCGACCTCTAGTGTTGTTTGAATTGTCTTTGTGATCGCATCCAATAATACTTCTTTATATGCCATGAAATGGATCTGACGATCTACTTCTTCAGATACTTTTAAAGCTGTCTTAGCTGTCTTTACAGCTTGTAGCTCATTTAAATAAAGATCGTTAAATGTTGCGGTATCTTTATTTTTTAGTATTCTTATCGTGTGTGAATATTGTTCAAATATATCCGTGATGACAGCTAAATTTGCACTATCAAAATGTTGAAGTTCATTTGTTTTTTCAGAAAGCTTCTCAAGCTTTTTTCTTTCTTTTGCGTAACCCATAATCCTGCGAAGTTACAGATTTTTCTACAGCTATTTGCAAATGATGTGGAATACTCCAGAAGAGGTTTATTCCATTGGGCAGCTACCACGTTGTAGGTGGTACGGTTCTAGCAACCAAATAAGGTTGATGTTGATACAATAGTATATTGTTTTACAGGATAGGCAAAGGAATAAAAGTAGAGTATTTATAAACTTTATGTTACAATAGCTGATCCATTTTGATTTTTTATGGGTAGCATATGACTCTCTTTAAGCCTACCAATTTTTTCATTTTGCTAGTATATGCATGCAGATTCATAATCATATAATAAGTTCATATTCTATTGTTTAGCTCATTTGTGCGCAAGTCTTTTATTGCTATATTTATAATGAATATACCTTATTTATTGTTATTTTAATAATTTAAATGCTAATTTTTTTAAATTGTTTGTGTATTTAGTGGTGTATGTTAAAAATATTTTATTTATTTGTTTTTGCGTATTCATTTGGAATCATGCACACTAACATATATTAACGAACTAAATTAAATGAAAAATTCTAAACTATTTCATGTTTTAGCCTTTTCTATGGTATTTGGATTTGGTGGTCTCAACCAATCGATCGCCAGTACGCTGTCTGAATATCAAAGCAACCAAGTTAAGATTTCTGGAGTTGTTAAAGATGCGACTGGTCCGATCTCAGGAGCATCTATTGCTGTAAAGGGCACATCTATCGCCACTTTTACGGATGCTTCTGGTCGATTTACTTTAGCGACTATTCCTGCAGGATCAAAAATTGTGATCAGCTATGTCGGCTATGCATCTAAAGAAATTGAATGGAAAGGGGAAAGTACCTTGAATGTGCAACTGGAGTCTACATCAAATGATCTGGATGAAGTTGTTGTGGTTGCTTACGGTACCGCTAAAAAATCAACCTTTACAGGATCTGCCTCGGTGGTGAAATCGGATCAGCTGGAGAAAATATCAGGATCGGGATTTGCAGAGGCATTGCAGGGGATGAGCCCAGGTGTTAATGTGGTGAATAATGAAGGTAACCCGGGTGGTGATACCCGTATTCAAATTCGAGGTATCAGTTCTATGTCGGGTAATTCTAATCCGCTATATGTGGTTGATGGCATGCCTTATGATGGACAACTGAATTCAATATCGCCTTCGGATATTGAGTCGGTTACAGTATTGAAAGATGCTGCAGCATCATCATTGTACGGTTCGCGCGCAGCAAATGGTGTGGTCGTGGTGACAACTAAAAAGGGAAAAACAGCTAAACCGCAATTGAATTTTAGATCGGCATGGGGTACTTCGGACAATGCAGTCAAAAATCCGACAAAAGCTTCTCCGCAGGAACAGTTACTGAATACCTGGGAGGCGATGTACAATGATCAGTTCTATAAATATAACTTAACATCGGACAAAGCTGGAGATTGGGCTTCGGACAATGTTCTGAGCAAACTGCTTAAGCAGGTGACCAATTCGAAGGGGGAGGCCACTTATGTTTCTCCTTTTCAGCATATCAATGAAGACTATGTGTTGCATGATGGTAAGGGTAATCCCTATATCAATCCAAACTTGAAAATGGTCTGGAATGAGAAGATTATGATGTGTATAAGGCTGTTTTTTCTAGAAAACTAAGACAGGATTATGGCATGGATGTGTCGGGAACTGCTGGTGATGGAAAGACAAATTATTTTCTTTCTTCTTCGTACCTAGATGATAAAGGATATGCTTCCAATCAATACTTTAAACGTTATGGCTTCCGTGCGAATGTGACGACACAAATCAATAAATGGTTACAGGTGGGTGGAAATGTTTCTTACAGTGGGTCTAGACAGAATGTTTCTGGTGCCGCACGTGCTTTAGTGTTTACGACATCGATGTATTCGCCTTATTTACGTAATCGCGATAATACAGATTGGGTTTACTCCGAAAAAACAGGTAAACGCATGTACGATTATGGTGATTATGTTAATAATTTCTTTGGAGCCAATGTGTTACAGAATAATGGCGATTATTGGAATAATGACAATGATGAAGATTTCAATAATTTTATGCGTACGATGATGGCATCCCGTTTCTTTGCTCAGGTTACCTTGCCTTATAACTTGAGTTTCAAAACGAGCCTCAGTATTGACGATAACAGTTCTAAAAACTTTTTGTACGGATCTGCAGTTCATGGAGCAGGGCAACTAGCTCCGTATGGTGTCACGGTGCTTACTAATGGTGGAAATGCGACTCGCTCGAATACGAACACAAAATCAGTGACGTTTAACAATATCTTAAGCTGGAATCAGGATTTTGGTAATCATAATTTTTCGGCATTGGCCGGTCAGGAATCGTATACCAACAACAGTCTTTACGACTATGGTTATGGTGAAGGCATTATGCAATTGGGGCAATATGAATTAAGTTCGACAACAAAGAATTGGCAGGTTAAATCCAACAAAGATCGTTTTGCTCTACTATCTTACTTCGGAAAGTTAGATTACAATTATAATAGTAAATACTATTTATCGGGTTCATTCCGTCGTGATGGATCTTCCCGTTTTCATCCGGATAACCGCTGGGGGAATTTCTTTTCCGCAGGCCTTTCCTGGCAGATCGCTAAAGAAGATTTCTTAAAGGATGTGAGCTGGTTGGATAACTTATCCTTCCGATCTAGTTATGGTACTACCGGTAATGATAAGTTAAGCCGTAGAGGTGATAATGGCGTTGGAGGTGGTGATATTTACTATGCTTACCAGGGTGTATATGAAGCAAGTGATCTTTATGGTCAAGCTGGTTTAAAACCATCAGCATTTCCTACGCCTGCTTTGATCTGGGAGAAGAACAAGCAATTTAATGCGGCATTTGATTTTGGTATTCTCAAAAACATCTACGGTACCATTGAGTATTACTCCCGTACTGCTTCCGATTTGCTTTACTACAAAGAGTTTCCACTTTCTGCACAGGTCGGTAATGCGAATGGTTTGAATACAAACTTAGGTGATCTGAAAAATTCGGGTTTTGAATTCTCATTGGGTGCTGATGCGATCCGTAATGAAAACTTTAGATGGAAAATTGATGCGAATCTTTCGACGTTGAAGAATGAGATCACTTATTTGCCAGGAGGTGAATTTACGTACAACAACCGTGGTGCTGGTTATAAACTTTCGGAGGGATATTCCTTGTATGAATTTTATATGGTGAAAAATGCAGGTGTTAATCCTGAAACAGGAAACATGCGTTACTGGATACGTGATGGTGAAAACTGGAAAATGACGGAAAACTATGATAAGGATGTCACTTCGAATGATTATCAACGTATAGGGTCTGCTCTTCCTAAAGTGTATGGTTCTTTGACCAATGCGTTTAATTATAAAGGGTTGGATATGTCCTTCATGTTGTACTATTCGCTAGGTTCTAAAATGTTTGATTATGCTTATGTGGAGCGTACAGCAGTACGTGGTGGTGTTGGTGTAATCCAGGATCTAATAGAAGACCATTGGCGCAAACCTGGTGATCAGGCTTTATTACCTAAATTTTCGAATGATGACTATGCGAGTACCCGTAAAAATTCTGATTTCTATGTGTTTGATAACGATTACTTAAGACTTCGAAATGTTTCTCTAGGTTATACGCTGCCGACAGCTACAATGGCGAGACTGGGGCTGTCTAAAGTGCGTCTGTATGTTTCTGGAGACAACTTATTAACGTTTGGGTCGGCTAAGAATCGCTATTCTGATCCGGAGACGGCTTTATCTGGTAATAATTATAATGGTTCTGCAGATAAAGATAACGGAATCCAAGGTTCAAGAAGAGTGTATATGGCTGGTTTACAAGTGTCATTTTAAGAAAGAATAGAAAATGAAAAATATCGTTAAAAGTTTACAATATATTGCATTAGGAACTGTTGTTTTAATGCAAACAAGCTGTAAGGATTTCCTTGATGCTAATTCTTCAACAGCGACTTCAGAGAATGTTGTTTTATCAAGTGCTTCTCAATTGGAGCGTGTATTGACTGCTACTTATAGACAATTGTATTTCAATGATCAAGGAATGGATCGGGTATATGCTGGTTTACCCGGTTTGCAGATGTATGTTGATTTAGGGGGTGCTGATATTGTGAGTCACACCAATATGGGAGGCAATCAGGTAACAGCATATACTTATGAACCGCAAAAAACACAGACGACAGGTTTATCTAATGGAATTTGGACGATGATGTATAAAATCATCAATCAAACAAATATCATTATTGAAGCGTTGCCTGCCGCGCAGGGGGAAGAGACATTAAAAAACCAGATTATGGGTCAGGCAAAAGCGATTCGTGGTCTTTGCTATTTCCATCTGATTCAAAATTATCAGCAAACTTATATGTTGGCTAAGCAGAAACCAGGTGTTATTTTGCGTTTGAGTCCTAAGGAAAGTGAAAATTTACCTCGAGCTACTGTAGAACAGACTTATGCGCAAATCGTCAAAGATTTGACGGATGCAAAATCGTTATTAGCTAATTATACACAGCCTAATAAATGGACCATTGATAAGTATGTGGTTTCTGGTCAGTTGGCACGTGTGTATTCGGTGATGAACAATTGGCAAGGTGCTTATCAAGAGGCGAAAACTGCTTATACAAATTATAGTCAATTGATGACCAAGACACAGTATCAGTCTGGATTTGATGATGTGATTACAAACAACTATGCTGAGGTGATGTGGGCAGTTCCATTTACAACGACTAATAACCTAGGTGGAGGAACACAATTTAACTTCTGGTATAACCAGGATGAAAGCTATGGCGAGGGTTATACGGATGGGCCTATTTACTCATTTTTGGATTTCTTTGCTGATGGTCAATATGAAAAACTGTTTGAAAAAACGGAAGATCGTTACCAATTTTGGAAACGTACTAAAAATGCTTCTAAAGAATGGTCGACAAAATGGGCGTATAATAAGTACAAACATTATGGTGATGCAAATGGTGCTAAACAGGGAAATACGAGACCTGAGGTTTCTTTAATGCGTGGATCTGAGATGTTATTGATTATGGCTGAGGCTTCAGCTCAATTAAGTAATGGTGAGGGTTTGGGTTATTTAAATAGATTGCAAACGGCTCGTGGAGTTAAAGGCTTGACAGTTGCCGCTTCTGGAACTCCTTTGCTAGAGGCTATTTATGTGGAAAGACGCAAGGAACTGTTATGTGAGGGAGTTACTGGAATTTATGATTTATTGCGTTTGCAAAAACCACTTATCCGTATTCAGGAAACAGCAACTTATGTAGAGGGGCACTACACTTGGGGAGTGACGAACTTGAACGGTTATGTTGCAAGCAGTCCAGCACCAACTGGAACTTTTCCTTCGAATGACTACCGTATGCTCTGTCAAATTCCACAATTGGAAATTGCCAATAATACGGCACTCTCAGAGGCCGATCAAAATCCTTATTCTGGAACAAACTAAGTAGTCTGTATCCTGCAAAAAAAGTTTTACAGGTACAAGCTATAAATATGAATATAAAATGGCCGAGTGTAATTCACTCGGCCATTTTTATTTTTTTACTGATTAAAGACGTCTTATCCAGATATTGCGGAAGTCAACAAGATCGCCATGGTCTTGCAATACGATTGGTCCTGGACCGTGAACTAATGTTTTTGGTAATCCGATGTACTCCGTAGTTCCTTCGATCTGCGTATTGTATTGTACCACAACACCATTGTGTAAAACGGTTACGATGCCTTTTTTGATTAATACACCATCGGCATTAAATCGTGGAGCGGTATACAAGACGTCGTAAGTATGCCATTGTCCAGCTGGTTTGGTTGCTGTGACCAAGGGTGGCTGTTGTTTATAGATCGATCCTGCTTGTCCATTGACATAGGTTGGGTTATTATTGTTGTCTAAGACCTGTAATTCATATTGACCCTGCAAAAAGATACCGCTGTTTCCTCTTCCTTGTCCTTCACCTTTGATGACTTCCGGACTTTTCCATTCGACATGAAGCTGGAAATCTTCAAAGTTTTCTTTTGTCTGGATATTCCCTGTTTTTGGGGTGGACGTTAAAACGTTATTTTGTACTTTCCAGGGTGCCTGCTCTTTTACGTTATTGGAACTTACCCATTGATTAAGATTGGAGCCGTCAAAAAGAACGATCGCATCAGAAGGAGCTTTGTTCTCAGTAGTTGTCACCGTACGCAGTACTGGAGTATAAAACTCGGTATCCTGCGGTTGAAATTTCGTTTGGGCATAACTTAAAGAACCAATTAGGCTCATGCTGAGGACACAGCAAGATATATAAATTTTGTTCATTTTGTAATAGATTGATTTCACGTAAATATAAGTATTCAATGTTAAAATCTGACATGCTTTTATGTAAGACTATTGTGATTGAAGTTCAGAGTGATTGAAAATGATCATCGAAAAAGAGGGTATAACTCATGTTTTAAAGTCGGGACAAAAGGTTGTCCCCCAAAACTAACAAAATGATGCATTTAAGCGTTATAATTATAAAAGGAAACACTTTATCGTCACCTAGTTTTTCATTCAGTCATGATAGAGCCCTTCGAGGGTTTCATGTACATCAATAACTAAAAACATGGATACACTAAAGCAATATCACGAAAAACGTAATTTTAAAAGTACAGAAGAGCCTAAAGGTAAGTTAAAGATTAAACGTGATAAAAAATTGCGCTTTGTTGTACAAAGACATCATGCCAGCAGATTGCATTATGATTTTAGATTGGAAGTTGCCGGTGTACTAAAAAGTTGGGCTGTACCAAAGGGACCATCATTGTTTCCTGCCGATAAGCGATTGGCTGTTCAAGTTGAAGATCATCCCGTCGATTACGCAAATTTTGAAGGGACAATTCCGGAAGGTAATTATGGTGCTGGTACCGTAAGTGTTTTTGATAAAGGGTATTATGAGTCTTTAAATGGACAAGATGAAGATAGTTTTTTAAGTAATTTAGCGGATGGGTCTATTAAGTTTGTCCTACATGGAGATAAGCTCAAAGGAGAATTTGCTCTTGTCAGAATAAAAGGCGATCAAGAAGGTAAGTCGTGGTTACTCATTAAACATAAAGATGAATATGCAACCGAAGTATCCTATAATGCTGAAGATGCAGTTCCTGAAAAAATAAAAAAAGAAGGATTAGAATATAAAAAAGTAGGAGCAAAGAAGAAGTCAAAACGAATAGCTAAGCCATCGAATAATAGTGAACCAGAGCTGACTGAGCTGTCGCCAATGTTGGCGAAGCTAACCGATGCTATGCCCGAAGGGAATGATTGGTTATTTGAAAAGAAATTTGATGGTTTTCGCATTATTGCTGTAAAAGAGGATGAACATATTTTTCTTTATTCCCGAAATGGGAAAAATATGAACAAACTATTTCCCTCCATTGTGAAGGAGTTAACGGCTGTAAAAAGGAATGTTTGGTTAGATGGGGAAGTAGTGATCGAAGATGGTACAGGTAAATCGTATTTTCAGATGTTGGCAACCGGCGAACCATTGGGTAGTTCCTATCAACTGCATTATTATATCTTTGATATTTTGAATTTGGATGAAAATGACTTAAGTCAATACCCTTTATCTGAGCGAAAAGAACTATTGACTTTGTTTTTTAAAGGATTCAAAGGTCAAATGATTGAGTTGGTTAACTTACTAAAAGGGACGCCTATGTCCATTTATCGTCAAGCGGAACGAAAGGGATGGGAAGGAGTAATTGCCAAAGATCTTACCAGTTTTTATCATGCTGGAAAACGAAGCAATCAATGGCTTAAGATTAAAATTCGACAAAGCCAGGAAGCTGTTATTTGCGGTTTTACAAAACCGCAGGGAAACCGTTCTTCTTTTGGAGCTCTCGTTTTGGGTTGCTATGACAATTCGGAGTTAACCTATCTAGGTAACTGTGGTACTGGATTTAATGATGAGTTGTTGGAAATATTAATGGATAAATTGAAAGGGCTTATAATAGGCAAGAAGCCGTTTCCTCAAGATGTATCTGTTGCGAAGGAAAAGGAAGTGACTTGGGTGAAGC
This region includes:
- the ligD gene encoding DNA ligase D; the encoded protein is MDTLKQYHEKRNFKSTEEPKGKLKIKRDKKLRFVVQRHHASRLHYDFRLEVAGVLKSWAVPKGPSLFPADKRLAVQVEDHPVDYANFEGTIPEGNYGAGTVSVFDKGYYESLNGQDEDSFLSNLADGSIKFVLHGDKLKGEFALVRIKGDQEGKSWLLIKHKDEYATEVSYNAEDAVPEKIKKEGLEYKKVGAKKKSKRIAKPSNNSEPELTELSPMLAKLTDAMPEGNDWLFEKKFDGFRIIAVKEDEHIFLYSRNGKNMNKLFPSIVKELTAVKRNVWLDGEVVIEDGTGKSYFQMLATGEPLGSSYQLHYYIFDILNLDENDLSQYPLSERKELLTLFFKGFKGQMIELVNLLKGTPMSIYRQAERKGWEGVIAKDLTSFYHAGKRSNQWLKIKIRQSQEAVICGFTKPQGNRSSFGALVLGCYDNSELTYLGNCGTGFNDELLEILMDKLKGLIIGKKPFPQDVSVAKEKEVTWVKPDLVCEVYYSEWTMDHHLRHPVFKGLRTDKKAKEIVMEEVRNERVKEKIISINRHRVKLTNLDKIYWPDEGYVKGEMLEYYEQYGDLLLPYLKDKPISLHRFPNGIGADSFFQKDVDLKQIPDWVKTVPIYAESTDKNIDYMVCNNKATLLFIANLGSIEINPWLSTFKKIENPDFAVLDIDPNGADFDSVIEIGQTAHRIFQQVGVADYIKTSGSTGLHIYLYVKQRYTYEVVRDFIQLIGEMIHEEHPDTTSLIRDPKKRKGLIYLDFLQNRRGQTIAAPYSIRPKPGATISTPLHWEEVKKGLDIRQFNLKTITERLKKVEDPWKTFFDTPSNIKEALANL
- a CDS encoding TonB-dependent receptor plug domain-containing protein translates to MKNSKLFHVLAFSMVFGFGGLNQSIASTLSEYQSNQVKISGVVKDATGPISGASIAVKGTSIATFTDASGRFTLATIPAGSKIVISYVGYASKEIEWKGESTLNVQLESTSNDLDEVVVVAYGTAKKSTFTGSASVVKSDQLEKISGSGFAEALQGMSPGVNVVNNEGNPGGDTRIQIRGISSMSGNSNPLYVVDGMPYDGQLNSISPSDIESVTVLKDAAASSLYGSRAANGVVVVTTKKGKTAKPQLNFRSAWGTSDNAVKNPTKASPQEQLLNTWEAMYNDQFYKYNLTSDKAGDWASDNVLSKLLKQVTNSKGEATYVSPFQHINEDYVLHDGKGNPYINPNLKMVWNEKIMMCIRLFFLEN
- a CDS encoding DUF1080 domain-containing protein, with the protein product MNKIYISCCVLSMSLIGSLSYAQTKFQPQDTEFYTPVLRTVTTTENKAPSDAIVLFDGSNLNQWVSSNNVKEQAPWKVQNNVLTSTPKTGNIQTKENFEDFQLHVEWKSPEVIKGEGQGRGNSGIFLQGQYELQVLDNNNNPTYVNGQAGSIYKQQPPLVTATKPAGQWHTYDVLYTAPRFNADGVLIKKGIVTVLHNGVVVQYNTQIEGTTEYIGLPKTLVHGPGPIVLQDHGDLVDFRNIWIRRL
- a CDS encoding Gfo/Idh/MocA family protein, with amino-acid sequence METTKIKWGIIGCGDVTEKKSGPAFNKVPGSELLAVMRRDAEKAADYAHRHGVPFWYADVDGILNNPEINAIYIATPPSSHLEYALLALKHGKYVYVEKPVALNASEVSILANAVQKYQGKLVVAHYRRQLPLFLKIKEMINNGLIGNVRMVELRLWQSRSPALVTKGAADWRTDPAISGGGYFFDLAPHQLDLMIYLFGTPLSYHGFSLIQSTDSVVADQTRGTIVFDNTIVFNGSWSFNLASSDNVDCCEIVGETGSLTFSIFSNKVVLKNESGEEEFSLDHPENIQLPMIASTVNFFKDMGANPSSIEEAVTLMQIIDAFATVK
- a CDS encoding SusC/RagA family TonB-linked outer membrane protein; the encoded protein is MYKAVFSRKLRQDYGMDVSGTAGDGKTNYFLSSSYLDDKGYASNQYFKRYGFRANVTTQINKWLQVGGNVSYSGSRQNVSGAARALVFTTSMYSPYLRNRDNTDWVYSEKTGKRMYDYGDYVNNFFGANVLQNNGDYWNNDNDEDFNNFMRTMMASRFFAQVTLPYNLSFKTSLSIDDNSSKNFLYGSAVHGAGQLAPYGVTVLTNGGNATRSNTNTKSVTFNNILSWNQDFGNHNFSALAGQESYTNNSLYDYGYGEGIMQLGQYELSSTTKNWQVKSNKDRFALLSYFGKLDYNYNSKYYLSGSFRRDGSSRFHPDNRWGNFFSAGLSWQIAKEDFLKDVSWLDNLSFRSSYGTTGNDKLSRRGDNGVGGGDIYYAYQGVYEASDLYGQAGLKPSAFPTPALIWEKNKQFNAAFDFGILKNIYGTIEYYSRTASDLLYYKEFPLSAQVGNANGLNTNLGDLKNSGFEFSLGADAIRNENFRWKIDANLSTLKNEITYLPGGEFTYNNRGAGYKLSEGYSLYEFYMVKNAGVNPETGNMRYWIRDGENWKMTENYDKDVTSNDYQRIGSALPKVYGSLTNAFNYKGLDMSFMLYYSLGSKMFDYAYVERTAVRGGVGVIQDLIEDHWRKPGDQALLPKFSNDDYASTRKNSDFYVFDNDYLRLRNVSLGYTLPTATMARLGLSKVRLYVSGDNLLTFGSAKNRYSDPETALSGNNYNGSADKDNGIQGSRRVYMAGLQVSF
- a CDS encoding RagB/SusD family nutrient uptake outer membrane protein, with protein sequence MKNIVKSLQYIALGTVVLMQTSCKDFLDANSSTATSENVVLSSASQLERVLTATYRQLYFNDQGMDRVYAGLPGLQMYVDLGGADIVSHTNMGGNQVTAYTYEPQKTQTTGLSNGIWTMMYKIINQTNIIIEALPAAQGEETLKNQIMGQAKAIRGLCYFHLIQNYQQTYMLAKQKPGVILRLSPKESENLPRATVEQTYAQIVKDLTDAKSLLANYTQPNKWTIDKYVVSGQLARVYSVMNNWQGAYQEAKTAYTNYSQLMTKTQYQSGFDDVITNNYAEVMWAVPFTTTNNLGGGTQFNFWYNQDESYGEGYTDGPIYSFLDFFADGQYEKLFEKTEDRYQFWKRTKNASKEWSTKWAYNKYKHYGDANGAKQGNTRPEVSLMRGSEMLLIMAEASAQLSNGEGLGYLNRLQTARGVKGLTVAASGTPLLEAIYVERRKELLCEGVTGIYDLLRLQKPLIRIQETATYVEGHYTWGVTNLNGYVASSPAPTGTFPSNDYRMLCQIPQLEIANNTALSEADQNPYSGTN